A window from Drosophila yakuba strain Tai18E2 chromosome 3L, Prin_Dyak_Tai18E2_2.1, whole genome shotgun sequence encodes these proteins:
- the LOC6533813 gene encoding 26S proteasome regulatory subunit 10B, giving the protein MAAAQANPPEVEERLKALTNYRTKLLEHREIESKLKALRDKHKVVNAQYEKSEEDLKALQSVGQMLGEILKQLTPDNFIVKASNGPRYVVGCRRQINKEKLKAGTRVALDVTTLTIMRYLPREVDPLVYNMTHEDPGNVNYAEIGGLGQQIRELREVIELPLLNPDIFLRVGINPPKGCLLYGPPGTGKTLLARAIASQMDANFLKVVSSAIVDKYIGESARLIREMFAYARDHQPCIIFMDEIDAIGGRRFSEGTSADREIQRTLMELLNQMDGFDALGQVKMIMATNRPDTLDPALLRPGRLDRKLEIPLPNEVARMDILKIHAGPLAKRGEIDYEAVVKLSDMFNGADLRNICTEAGLFALRGDREYVIQEDFMKAVRKVADNKKLESRLDYKAI; this is encoded by the exons atggcagctgcacaggcaAATCCCCCGGAGGTCGAGGAGCGCCTGAAGGCGCTGACCAATTACCGCACCAAGCTCCTCGAGCACCGCGAGATCGAGTCCAAATTGAAGGCTTTGCGGGACAAGCACAAGGTCGTGAATGCCCAGTACGAGAAGTCCGAGGAGGATCTGAAGGCGCTCCAGAGTGTGGGTCAGATGCTCGGTGAAATTCTGAAGCAGCTGACCCCGGACAACTTCATCGTGAAGGCCTCGAATGGACCGCGCTATGTGGTCGGGTGTCGCCGACAGATAAACAAGGAGAAGCTGAAGGCCGGCACTCGGGTTGCTCTGGATGTGACCACTTTAACCATTATGCGCTACTTGCCGAGGGAGGTGGATCCCCTCGTGTACAACATGACCCATGAGGATCCTGGTAATGTAAACTACGCTGAGATCGGTGGACTTGGTCAGCAAATCCGTGAGCTTCGCGAGGTCATTGAACTGCCGCTACTAAATCCAGACATATTCCTACGCGTCGGCATCAATCCGCCTAAGGGATGCCTGCTCTACGGACCACCTGGCACCGGAAAAACTCTCCTGGCCCGCGCCATCGCCTCCCAGATGGACGCCAACTTCCTGAAG GTCGTTTCCTCTGCAATTGTGGACAAGTACATTGGCGAGAGTGCCCGCCTGATCCGGGAGATGTTTGCCTACGCCCGTGACCACCAGCCGTGTATTATTTTCATGGACGAGATTGACGCAATCGGAGGACGTCGCTTCTCGGAGGGCACTTCCGCCGACCGAGAGATCCAGCGCACACTGATGGAATTGCTTAACCAGATGGATGGATTCGATGCCCTGGGCCAGGTGAAAATGATAATGGCCACCAATCGGCCGGATACTCTGGATCCTGCTCTGCTGCGTCCTGGGCGACTTGATCGCAAACTGGAAATTCCGCTGCCCAACGAAGTGGCGCGCATGGACATCCTCAAGATTCACGCCGGTCCATTGGCCAAACGCGGCGAAATTGACTATGAGGCGGTGGTTAAGCTCTCCGACATGTTCAATGGTGCCGATCTGCGGAACATTTGCACGGAAGCCGGACTTTTTGCCCTACGCGGCGACAGGGAGTACGTCATTCAAGAGGATTTCATGAAGGCCGTTCGCAAAGTAGCGGACAACAAGAAGCTGGAGTCGCGTCTGGACTACAAGGCCATTTAG
- the LOC6533814 gene encoding peritrophin-48 isoform X2 — protein MRLSSTLVLQAILLAAMVHLSTQTRYLNATDDICRLFKDGTELLKPGTCSESIICKNFESTPGQTCTGSKSYYSGSSGKCTASADTYCDTSKICKGSGTGYIGDSIHCANWYYCDADALLGKGTCTQGMYFDQVDKRCVYPKDTECAAKYEFCDIVPTNTPFRDEANCHMYFTCSSKKVLVTNTCENGLYYNVATGTCVQKKDVICENHPLPEEVCGNKKLAVRNKFVSDMATCRGYYFCRDLGSGIPDPDPIFQQCDENNFFNVERQACMPRESQKCDYDRCDGREDGFEVAEIDGCHDYIECVDGRETTPFSCADKYFDVGKQSCTETKFTYGACSS, from the exons ATGA GACTCTCTAGCACTTTGGTCCTGCAAGCCATCTTGCTGGCCGCGATGGTTCATCTGAGCACCCAAACGCGTTACTTAAACGCCACCGACGATATCTGTCGCCTGTTCAAGGATGGCACCGAACTCCTGAAGCCCGGCACCTGCAGCGAGTCGATAATTTGCAAAAACTTTGAATCAACACCGGGCCAAACCTGTACGGGTTCCAAGTCGTATTACAGTGGCTCCAGTGGTAAGTGCACAGCATCCGCGGATACTTACTGCGACACAAGCAAAATATGCAAAGGATCTGGAACGGGCTACATTGGAGATAGCATACACTGTGCGAATTGGTACTACTGTGATGCAGATGCGTTGTTGGGCAAGGGAACATGCACCCAGGGCATGTACTTCGATCAGGTGGACAAGAGGTGCGTCTATCCGAAAGACACAGAGTGTGCGGCCAAATACGAGTTCTGCGACATTGTGCCCACAAACACACCCTTCCGCGATGAGGCCAACTGCCACATGTACTTTACCTGCAGCAGTAAGAAGGTCCTGGTAACGAATACATGCGAAAATGGCCTGTATTACAATGTGGCCACCGGAACTTGTGTGCAGAAGAAGGACGTTATCTGCGAGAACCATCCGCTGCCGGAGGAAGTGTGTGGCAACAAGAAACTGGCGGTGCGCAACAAATTCGTTTCGGATATGGCCACATGTCGCGGCTACTACTTCTGCCGGGATCTGGGCTCCGGAAtacccgatcccgatcccatATTCCAGCAGTGCGACGAGAACAACTTCTTCAATGTGGAACGGCAGGCGTGCATGCCGCGCGAGAGCCAAAAGTGCGACTATGATAGATGCGATGGCCGCGAGGATGGCTTCGAAGTGGCTGAAATCGATGGATGCCACGACTACATCGAGTGTGTCGATGGCCGGGAAACAACTCCTTTTAGCTGTGCGGATAAGTATTTCGATGTTGGCAAACAGAGCTGCACCGAAACTAAATTTACTTACGGAGCCTGTTCCTCTTag
- the LOC6533814 gene encoding peritrophin-48 isoform X1, giving the protein MRGLSSTLVLQAILLAAMVHLSTQTRYLNATDDICRLFKDGTELLKPGTCSESIICKNFESTPGQTCTGSKSYYSGSSGKCTASADTYCDTSKICKGSGTGYIGDSIHCANWYYCDADALLGKGTCTQGMYFDQVDKRCVYPKDTECAAKYEFCDIVPTNTPFRDEANCHMYFTCSSKKVLVTNTCENGLYYNVATGTCVQKKDVICENHPLPEEVCGNKKLAVRNKFVSDMATCRGYYFCRDLGSGIPDPDPIFQQCDENNFFNVERQACMPRESQKCDYDRCDGREDGFEVAEIDGCHDYIECVDGRETTPFSCADKYFDVGKQSCTETKFTYGACSS; this is encoded by the exons ATGCGAG GACTCTCTAGCACTTTGGTCCTGCAAGCCATCTTGCTGGCCGCGATGGTTCATCTGAGCACCCAAACGCGTTACTTAAACGCCACCGACGATATCTGTCGCCTGTTCAAGGATGGCACCGAACTCCTGAAGCCCGGCACCTGCAGCGAGTCGATAATTTGCAAAAACTTTGAATCAACACCGGGCCAAACCTGTACGGGTTCCAAGTCGTATTACAGTGGCTCCAGTGGTAAGTGCACAGCATCCGCGGATACTTACTGCGACACAAGCAAAATATGCAAAGGATCTGGAACGGGCTACATTGGAGATAGCATACACTGTGCGAATTGGTACTACTGTGATGCAGATGCGTTGTTGGGCAAGGGAACATGCACCCAGGGCATGTACTTCGATCAGGTGGACAAGAGGTGCGTCTATCCGAAAGACACAGAGTGTGCGGCCAAATACGAGTTCTGCGACATTGTGCCCACAAACACACCCTTCCGCGATGAGGCCAACTGCCACATGTACTTTACCTGCAGCAGTAAGAAGGTCCTGGTAACGAATACATGCGAAAATGGCCTGTATTACAATGTGGCCACCGGAACTTGTGTGCAGAAGAAGGACGTTATCTGCGAGAACCATCCGCTGCCGGAGGAAGTGTGTGGCAACAAGAAACTGGCGGTGCGCAACAAATTCGTTTCGGATATGGCCACATGTCGCGGCTACTACTTCTGCCGGGATCTGGGCTCCGGAAtacccgatcccgatcccatATTCCAGCAGTGCGACGAGAACAACTTCTTCAATGTGGAACGGCAGGCGTGCATGCCGCGCGAGAGCCAAAAGTGCGACTATGATAGATGCGATGGCCGCGAGGATGGCTTCGAAGTGGCTGAAATCGATGGATGCCACGACTACATCGAGTGTGTCGATGGCCGGGAAACAACTCCTTTTAGCTGTGCGGATAAGTATTTCGATGTTGGCAAACAGAGCTGCACCGAAACTAAATTTACTTACGGAGCCTGTTCCTCTTag
- the LOC6533816 gene encoding chondroitin proteoglycan 2 produces MRLIDFGGVCLWTVLLLSAGLHTVFAQLTNVCQNQEDGTRLPLATHCSRFVLCLKGEVSIIGSCPRGLHFNRELRECDFQWRANCLGLSAFAGVDDQCTCDCCAEECQDPIDDVDEPTTAVTEDCDPDTPTSVTNPSDSTEPTDATTYDDSNNSSNTTPSSPGVVPTYCKSSRTDCVNQETGTYIDMPGICVRFIQCNSGCAEELQCPSGLYFNKKIDDCDYWWNVDCTPTADGSTEIEGPSGTSCSSQGRCAGQRDGHMIEDPDTNGYFVCQCQCPIAMPCSEGLKFNETAQVCDWIKDTSTAIGSSTVECYGDLVYNATSDQCDYPENYVPKVDCNTTSTVCQNQQEGELFPVEGKCNMFYKCNFNCAVEQYCPNNLVYNPNTEECEYPQDYDCPWEYTPPSGPNAGPSGIACESNGRCLGAHEGTYFNSTTNCGQYVVCQCECEVEMECPDGLYWDQKLLTCNYKDLVACTL; encoded by the exons ATGCGACTAATCGATTTTGGTG GTGTCTGTCTTTGGACAGTTCTGCTGCTCAGCGCAGGTTTGCACACTGTGTTCGCCCAGTTGACGAATGTCTGCCAGAATCAGGAGGATGGCACGAGACTTCCGTTGGCCACCCACTGTTCCCGATTTGTGCTCTGCCTGAAGGGAGAGGTTTCCATTATCGGCAGCTGCCCTCGGGGACTCCACTTCAATCGGGAGCTGAGGGAGTGCGACTTCCAGTGGCGAGCCAATTGCTTGGGACTCTCGGCTTTTGCCGGAGTGGATGATCAGTGCACCTGCGATTGCTGTGCCGAGGAGTGCCAAGATCCCATCGACGATGTCGATGAACCCACCACGGCCGTCACCGAGGACTGCGATCCGGATACGCCCACTTCAGTCACGAATCCCTCGGATTCCACGGAGCCGACGGATGCAACAACATATGACGATAGCAACAACTCCTCCAATACCACGCCTTCGAGTCCAGGTGTGGTGCCCACGTATTGCAAGAGTTCTCGCACGGATTGCGTAAATCAGGAAACTGGCACCTACATAGATATGCCCGGAATCTGCGTGAGGTTTATCCAATGCAACAGTGGTTGTGCCGAGGAACTCCAGTGTCCTTCCGGCTTGTACTTCAACAAGAAGATAGACGATTGCGACTACTGGTGGAACGTGGACTGCACTCCCACCGCCGATGGTTCCACTGAGATCGAGGGCCCATCGGGAACCAGCTGCTCTAGTCAGGGCAGGTGCGCTGGTCAGAGGGATGGCCACATGATCGAGGACCCCGATACGAATGGATACTTCGTCTGCCAATGCCAGTGCCCCATTGCGATGCCCTGTTCCGAGGGTCTGAAGTTCAACGAGACTGCCCAAGTGTGTGATTGGATTAAGGACACTAGTACCGCAATTGGTTCCTCGACGGTTGAATGTTACGGTGACCTCGTCTACAATGCCACCTCGGATCAGTGCGACTATCCGGAGAACTATGTGCCCAAGGTGGACTGCAATACCACCAGCACCGTGTGCCAAAATCAGCAGGAGGGCGAACTCTTTCCGGTGGAAGGCAAGTGCAACATGTTCTACAAGTGTAACTTCAACTGTGCCGTGGAGCAGTATTGCCCGAACAACTTGGTCTACAACCCCAATACCGAAGAATGCGAATATCCACAGGACTACGATTGCCCGTGGGAGTATACCCCGCCCTCTGGTCCCAACGCAGGACCTTCGGGAATCGCCTGCGAGAGTAATGGCCGTTGCTTGGGAGCACACGAGGGCACCTACTTCAATTCCACCACAAATTGTGGCCAGTACGTCGTCTGCCAGTGTGAGTGTGAGGTCGAGATGGAGTGCCCCGATGGCTTATACTGGGATCAAAAATTGTTAACCTGCAATTATAAAGACCTAGTGGCATGCACTCTTTAA
- the LOC6533817 gene encoding proprotein convertase subtilisin/kexin type 5 isoform X1, whose amino-acid sequence MRSAKMAQFRTKHYGVALCLILSLFVGSSSAECCTDGETKVDPDDCTKYLACCHGEFVSKSCASGSYWNSDLEVCAVDEGQCNPPGCVEGEIAPNPDNCAGYLECVNGNVVIQTCPDGDYFNSTLDKCVEDTCGVCIGCTEGTKKADPSDCSKFQICVDGKYVSQSCASGYYWNSVNNECEVDNGQCNGGGSSCTDGDLKVDATNCAGYLACSNGNWVSKQCADGAYFNATLKTCVEDVDGVCVNCTEGSTKPLDDCTKYEICSGGQYVTKSCNSGYYWNNQTEACEVDNGQCNGGGSSCIDGDLEVDATNCAGYLACSNGNWVSKQCADGAYFNATLKTCVEDVDGVCVKCTEGSTKPLDDCTKYEICSGGQYVTKSCNSGYYWNNQTEACEVDNGQCNGGGSSCTDGDLKVDATNCAGYLACSNGNWVSKQCADGAYFNATLKTCVEDVDGVCVNCTEGSTKPLDDCTKYEICSGGQYVTKSCNSGYYWNNQTEACEVDNGQCNGGGSSCTDGDLKVDATNCAGYLACSNGNWVSKQCADGAYFNATLKTCVEDVDGVCVNCTEGSTKPLDDCTKYEICSGGQYVTKSCNSGYYWNKQTEACEVDNGQCNGNGTSCTENEVKVNPADCAGYLQCINGNFVARKCSATQFFNATLEQCEVDTENVCIPKTCDPDCCDVPNNSIWPVEKNCSAFYQCVNGIKYEQRCSNNLQYNSKIEQCDYPENVDCDDGSAPPSGPNAGPSGTYCESHGRCVGQRDGTMFGAASGTCSSEYVVCQCECEVNFSCSSGLLYNSVVKSCDWADNVKC is encoded by the exons ATGCGGAGTGCAAAGATGGCCCAATTCAGAACTAAACACTATG GAGTTGCCCTGTGCCTGATACTTTCCCTCTTCGTGGGATCGTCAAGTGCCGAGTGCTGCACAGATGGCGAGACAAAAGTGGATCCGGATGATTGCACAAAGTACCTGGCCTGCTGTCACGGCGAATTTGTATCCAAGTCGTGTGCAAGCGGATCCTATTGGAACTCGGATTTAGAAGTCTGTGCCGTAGACGAAGGCCAGTGCAATCCTCCAGGCTGTGTGGAAGGGGAAATTGCGCCGAATCCGGATAACTGTGCCGGCTACTTAGAGTGCGTCAACGGAAACGTAGTGATCCAGACCTGCCCGGATGGTGACTACTTCAACTCGACCCTGGATAAGTGCGTTGAAGATACCTGCGGAGTGTGCATAGGCTGCACCGAGGGAACCAAGAAGGCCGATCCCAGCGATTGCTCCAAGTTCCAGATATGCGTTGACGGCAAGTACGTGTCTCAATCTTGTGCCTCCGGATATTACTGGAATTCAGTAAACAACGAGTGCGAAGTGGACAATGGACAGTGCAACGGAGGTGGATCGTCGTGCACTGATGGTGATCTTAAAGTAGACGCCACCAATTGCGCAGGATACTTGGCATGCTCGAATGGCAACTGGGTGAGCAAGCAGTGCGCCGATGGAGCTTACTTCAATGCCACACTTAAGACTTGTGTGGAGGACGTCGATGGAGTATGTGTTAACTGCACCGAGGGATCTACGAAGCCCTTGGACGACTGTACCAAGTATGAGATCTGTTCCGGTGGCCAGTATGTGACCAAGTCCTGCAACAGTGGTTACTACTGGAACAACCAGACAGAGGCCTGCGAAGTGGACAATGGACAGTGCAACGGAGGTGGATCGTCATGCATTGATGGTGATCTTGAGGTGGACGCCACCAATTGCGCAGGATACTTGGCTTGCTCGAATGGCAACTGGGTGAGCAAGCAGTGCGCCGATGGAGCTTACTTCAATGCCACACTTAAGACTTGTGTGGAGGACGTCGATGGAGTATGCGTTAAGTGCACAGAGGGATCTACGAAGCCCTTGGACGACTGTACCAAGTATGAGATCTGTTCCGGTGGCCAGTATGTGACCAAGTCCTGCAACAGTGGCTACTACTGGAACAACCAGACAGAAGCCTGCGAGGTGGACAATGGTCAGTGCAACGGAGGTGGATCGTCGTGCACTGATGGTGATCTTAAAGTGGACGCCACCAATTGCGCAGGATACTTGGCTTGCTCGAATGGCAACTGGGTGAGCAAGCAGTGCGCCGATGGAGCTTACTTCAATGCCACACTAAAGACTTGTGTGGAGGACGTCGACGGAGTATGCGTTAACTGCACCGAGGGATCTACGAAGCCCTTGGACGACTGTACCAAGTATGAGATCTGTTCCGGTGGCCAGTATGTGACCAAGTCCTGCAACAGTGGCTACTACTGGAACAACCAGACAGAGGCCTGCGAGGTGGACAATGGACAGTGCAACGGAGGTGGATCGTCATGCACTGATGGTGATCTTAAAGTGGACGCCACCAATTGCGCAGGATACTTGGCTTGCTCGAATGGCAACTGGGTGAGCAAGCAGTGCGCCGATGGAGCTTACTTCAATGCCACACTTAAGACTTGTGTGGAGGACGTCGACGGAGTATGTGTTAACTGCACCGAGGGATCCACCAAACCCTTGGATGACTGTACCAAGTATGAGATCTGTTCCGGTGGCCAGTATGTGACCAAGTCCTGCAACAGTGGCTACTACTGGAACAAACAGACAGAGGCCTGCGAGGTGGACAATGGACAGTGCAACGGAAATGGAACGTCGTGCACTGAGAATGAAGTTAAGGTGAATCCTGCGGATTGCGCCGGATACCTGCAGTGCATAAACGGAAACTTTGTGGCCAGGAAGTGCTCCGCTACGCAGTTCTTCAATGCCACACTGGAGCAATGCGAGGTCGACACTGAGAATGTGTGTATTCCCAAGACCTGCGATCCCGACTGCTGCGATGTGCCCAACAATTCCATCTGGCCCGTGGAGAAGAATTGCTCCGCCTTCTACCAGTGCGTAAATGGCATTAAGTACGAACAGCGGTGTTCCAACAATCTGCAATACAATTCGAAAATAGAGCAGTGCGACTATCCCGAAAATGTTGACTGCGACGATGGATCGGCGCCGCCAAGTGGTCCAAATGCCGGACCCTCGGGAACCTATTGCGAGAGCCACGGACGATGTGTTGGCCAGCGGGATGGTACCATGTTCGGCGCTGCCAGCGGAACATGTAGTTCCGAATATGTCGTCTGCCAGTGCGAGTGTGAGGTGAACTTCAGTTGTTCGTCTGGACTTTTGTACAATTCGGTGGTCAAATCCTGCGATTGGGCCGATAATGTTAAGTGCTAA
- the LOC6533817 gene encoding proprotein convertase subtilisin/kexin type 5 isoform X2, whose protein sequence is MRSAKMAQFRTKHYGVALCLILSLFVGSSSAECCTDGETKVDPDDCTKYLACCHGEFVSKSCASGSYWNSDLEVCAVDEGQCNPPGCVEGEIAPNPDNCAGYLECVNGNVVIQTCPDGDYFNSTLDKCVEDTCGVCIGCTEGTKKADPSDCSKFQICVDGKYVSQSCASGYYWNSVNNECEVDNGQCNGGGSSCTDGDLKVDATNCAGYLACSNGNWVSKQCADGAYFNATLKTCVEDVDGVCVNCTEGSTKPLDDCTKYEICSGGQYVTKSCNSGYYWNNQTEACEVDNGQCNGGGSSCTDGDLKVDATNCAGYLACSNGNWVSKQCADGAYFNATLKTCVEDVDGVCVNCTEGSTKPLDDCTKYEICSGGQYVTKSCNSGYYWNKQTEACEVDNGQCNGNGTSCTENEVKVNPADCAGYLQCINGNFVARKCSATQFFNATLEQCEVDTENVCIPKTCDPDCCDVPNNSIWPVEKNCSAFYQCVNGIKYEQRCSNNLQYNSKIEQCDYPENVDCDDGSAPPSGPNAGPSGTYCESHGRCVGQRDGTMFGAASGTCSSEYVVCQCECEVNFSCSSGLLYNSVVKSCDWADNVKC, encoded by the exons ATGCGGAGTGCAAAGATGGCCCAATTCAGAACTAAACACTATG GAGTTGCCCTGTGCCTGATACTTTCCCTCTTCGTGGGATCGTCAAGTGCCGAGTGCTGCACAGATGGCGAGACAAAAGTGGATCCGGATGATTGCACAAAGTACCTGGCCTGCTGTCACGGCGAATTTGTATCCAAGTCGTGTGCAAGCGGATCCTATTGGAACTCGGATTTAGAAGTCTGTGCCGTAGACGAAGGCCAGTGCAATCCTCCAGGCTGTGTGGAAGGGGAAATTGCGCCGAATCCGGATAACTGTGCCGGCTACTTAGAGTGCGTCAACGGAAACGTAGTGATCCAGACCTGCCCGGATGGTGACTACTTCAACTCGACCCTGGATAAGTGCGTTGAAGATACCTGCGGAGTGTGCATAGGCTGCACCGAGGGAACCAAGAAGGCCGATCCCAGCGATTGCTCCAAGTTCCAGATATGCGTTGACGGCAAGTACGTGTCTCAATCTTGTGCCTCCGGATATTACTGGAATTCAGTAAACAACGAGTGCGAA GTGGACAATGGTCAGTGCAACGGAGGTGGATCGTCGTGCACTGATGGTGATCTTAAAGTGGACGCCACCAATTGCGCAGGATACTTGGCTTGCTCGAATGGCAACTGGGTGAGCAAGCAGTGCGCCGATGGAGCTTACTTCAATGCCACACTAAAGACTTGTGTGGAGGACGTCGACGGAGTATGCGTTAACTGCACCGAGGGATCTACGAAGCCCTTGGACGACTGTACCAAGTATGAGATCTGTTCCGGTGGCCAGTATGTGACCAAGTCCTGCAACAGTGGCTACTACTGGAACAACCAGACAGAGGCCTGCGAGGTGGACAATGGACAGTGCAACGGAGGTGGATCGTCATGCACTGATGGTGATCTTAAAGTGGACGCCACCAATTGCGCAGGATACTTGGCTTGCTCGAATGGCAACTGGGTGAGCAAGCAGTGCGCCGATGGAGCTTACTTCAATGCCACACTTAAGACTTGTGTGGAGGACGTCGACGGAGTATGTGTTAACTGCACCGAGGGATCCACCAAACCCTTGGATGACTGTACCAAGTATGAGATCTGTTCCGGTGGCCAGTATGTGACCAAGTCCTGCAACAGTGGCTACTACTGGAACAAACAGACAGAGGCCTGCGAGGTGGACAATGGACAGTGCAACGGAAATGGAACGTCGTGCACTGAGAATGAAGTTAAGGTGAATCCTGCGGATTGCGCCGGATACCTGCAGTGCATAAACGGAAACTTTGTGGCCAGGAAGTGCTCCGCTACGCAGTTCTTCAATGCCACACTGGAGCAATGCGAGGTCGACACTGAGAATGTGTGTATTCCCAAGACCTGCGATCCCGACTGCTGCGATGTGCCCAACAATTCCATCTGGCCCGTGGAGAAGAATTGCTCCGCCTTCTACCAGTGCGTAAATGGCATTAAGTACGAACAGCGGTGTTCCAACAATCTGCAATACAATTCGAAAATAGAGCAGTGCGACTATCCCGAAAATGTTGACTGCGACGATGGATCGGCGCCGCCAAGTGGTCCAAATGCCGGACCCTCGGGAACCTATTGCGAGAGCCACGGACGATGTGTTGGCCAGCGGGATGGTACCATGTTCGGCGCTGCCAGCGGAACATGTAGTTCCGAATATGTCGTCTGCCAGTGCGAGTGTGAGGTGAACTTCAGTTGTTCGTCTGGACTTTTGTACAATTCGGTGGTCAAATCCTGCGATTGGGCCGATAATGTTAAGTGCTAA
- the LOC6533818 gene encoding probable chitinase 10, translated as MESFSSIKHSIAPHKMKLFGLLCGMLVLHESTLAVLQNGFAFKTSHCEGKNGGLLPMFGSCKGYYVCADGNAVTGTCEKNTLFNPLTLHCDDPDNVDCIFDGKDNVGDDTSSSESDEDDEDEVPKTDPPTTVKPTKKPRPTIQDGMCAGKKDGVMLARTGSCQEYYVCKAKKPHLRSCPGKQHFSPTRRICMKPSEAKCSKGSQENKELDSPATTGGVCSDEKENSLVAHRSDCGKFMLCSNMMFLVMDCPTGLHFNTASSRCDYPKIAKCQTKRNESKGKSKSRKPVRKAKKLRF; from the exons ATGGAAAGTTTCAGTTCGATAAAACACTCGATAGCACCACACAAAATGAAGCTATTTGGACTGCTCTGTGGAATGCTGGTACTTCATGAAAGTACCCTGGCTGTTTTACAA AACGGATTCGCATTCAAGACGTCCCATTGCGAGGGTAAAAATGGGGGGCTCTTGCCAATGTTTGGATCATGTAAGGGATATTACGTGTGTGCTGATGGAAACGCTGTCACCGGAACATGTGAAAAAAATACGTTGTTCAATCCCTTAACATTGCACTGCGATGATCCTGACAACGTGGATTGCATTTTCGATGGCAAGGATAATGTGGGTGATGACACATCGAGCTCCGAAAGTGATGAAGACGATGAAGACGAAGTGCCCAAAACTGATCCTCCTACTACTGTCAAACCGACGAAAAAACCACGGCCTACAATCCAGGACGGAATGTGTGCTGGCAAGAAGGATGGAGTGATGCTTGCAAGGACCGGATCCTGCCAGGAATATTATGTCTGCAAGGCCAAAAAGCCCCATCTACGCTCTTGTCCTGGCAAACAACACTTTAGTCCTACTCGTCGCATTTGCATGAAGCCCTCAGAAGCCAAGTGTTCCAAGGGATcccaagaaaataaagaattgGATAGTCCTGCCACTACGGGTGGCGTGTGCTCCGATGAAAAGGAAAACTCCCTTGTTGCACATCGAAGCGATTGTGGCAAGTTTATGCTCTGCAGCAACATGATGTTTTTGGTAATGGACTGCCCAACTGGCCTGCATTTCAATACCGCCTCGTCACGTTGCGATTATCCCAAAATTGCCAAATGCCAGACGAAGCGGAATGAGAGCAAAGGTAAATCCAAGTCAAGGAAACCTGTTCGCAAGGCGAAAAAACTTCGCTTCTAA